The following proteins come from a genomic window of Streptomyces sp. GS7:
- a CDS encoding sensor histidine kinase, which produces MTSVPEASHGPGAEPPRRGSGLLELTNRHQLLSDALLVAFLGMVLTAPLHWLFRQHPHLLFFQGALLVPLVLRRRAPYVVFGVIAAVAFLQWLFGGMIVTGDIALLVALYTVAVHCSRRRTWTAAAVLGLGNLLAVTRWADPARGWKGFIALCAMSVAAAMIGVNVHGRRDYLAALEDRAARLERERDQRAQLAVAGERARIAREMHDIVTHSLSVMVALADGAAFAVPRAPQKATAAMEQVSGTGRQALTDMRRFLGVLRADEPDALRHPQPGIAQLDGLATQVRAVGLPVRLRVEGDLAAVPAAAQLTVYRLVQEALTNTLKHAAAGAQATVRVSCHSDRVAVEIRDDGRPVEPSGEPGHGIDGMRDRVAAYGGVIEAGPLPGGGWRVATCLKLGEAADAGAGAPEAAEHGGSEGEL; this is translated from the coding sequence GTGACCTCGGTACCTGAAGCAAGCCATGGCCCCGGTGCGGAACCTCCGCGCCGGGGCTCCGGCCTGCTCGAACTGACAAACCGTCACCAACTTCTCAGCGACGCCCTGTTGGTGGCCTTTCTGGGGATGGTGCTGACCGCGCCGCTGCACTGGCTCTTCCGTCAGCATCCGCACCTGCTGTTCTTCCAGGGCGCGTTGCTGGTTCCGCTGGTGCTGCGTCGCCGGGCGCCCTACGTGGTCTTCGGAGTCATCGCCGCGGTCGCCTTTCTGCAGTGGCTTTTCGGCGGGATGATCGTCACCGGCGACATCGCGTTGCTGGTCGCCCTCTACACCGTCGCCGTGCACTGCTCCCGCCGCCGGACCTGGACCGCCGCCGCCGTCCTGGGGCTGGGCAATCTGCTCGCGGTCACCCGCTGGGCCGACCCCGCGCGCGGTTGGAAGGGGTTCATCGCACTGTGCGCCATGTCCGTGGCGGCCGCCATGATCGGCGTCAATGTGCACGGACGGCGCGACTATCTCGCGGCACTGGAGGACCGTGCCGCCCGACTGGAACGTGAGCGCGACCAGCGCGCGCAGTTGGCGGTGGCGGGCGAACGGGCCAGGATCGCCCGGGAGATGCACGACATCGTCACGCACAGCCTCTCGGTGATGGTGGCCCTCGCCGACGGCGCCGCCTTCGCCGTACCGCGGGCTCCGCAGAAGGCGACCGCCGCGATGGAGCAGGTCTCCGGAACCGGCCGCCAGGCCCTCACCGACATGCGCCGGTTCCTCGGTGTGCTGAGGGCCGACGAACCCGACGCGCTGCGCCACCCGCAACCGGGCATCGCACAGCTCGACGGTCTGGCCACTCAGGTACGGGCGGTGGGGTTGCCGGTGCGGCTGCGCGTCGAGGGCGACCTGGCGGCCGTACCGGCCGCCGCGCAGCTCACCGTCTACCGGCTGGTGCAGGAGGCGCTCACCAACACCCTCAAGCACGCCGCCGCCGGAGCGCAGGCCACCGTGCGCGTAAGCTGCCACTCGGACCGGGTGGCCGTGGAGATCCGCGACGACGGCCGGCCGGTGGAGCCGTCCGGTGAGCCCGGTCACGGGATCGACGGTATGCGCGACCGGGTCGCGGCCTACGGCGGTGTCATCGAGGCCGGACCGCTGCCCGGCGGCGGCTGGCGGGTGGCGACCTGCCTCAAACTGGGTGAGGCCGCGGATGCGGGGGCCGGTGCCCCGGAAGCAGCGGAACACGGCGGATCGGAAGGGGAGCTGTGA
- a CDS encoding TetR/AcrR family transcriptional regulator has protein sequence MTPRSTNPTSRRQRPAKPALTREGIVAAATSIMRAEGLEKVTMRRLAQELDTGPASLYVYVANTAELHAAVLDELMGEVDLDLAEGGGDWRERLVGVLTSYTAVLFAHPALARSALSARPGGEHYLRLLERLLALLDDGGVPRAQAAWGVDVLLQVATATAAEHATRAQSPRAEAEWDALTRAVHEVPEDTHPHVRAMAGSLLSGSPQDRLGWYFRTLINGIAHTAVPDTRPRGH, from the coding sequence GTGACCCCACGTTCCACGAACCCGACCAGCCGGCGGCAGCGGCCGGCGAAGCCTGCCCTGACCCGTGAGGGGATCGTCGCCGCGGCGACGAGCATCATGCGCGCCGAGGGCCTGGAGAAGGTGACGATGCGGCGCCTGGCCCAGGAGTTGGACACCGGCCCGGCCTCGCTGTACGTGTACGTCGCCAACACCGCCGAACTGCACGCGGCCGTGCTGGACGAGCTGATGGGCGAGGTCGACCTGGACCTCGCCGAGGGCGGCGGCGACTGGCGCGAGCGGCTGGTGGGAGTGCTCACCTCCTACACCGCAGTGCTGTTCGCACACCCGGCGCTGGCCCGTTCCGCGCTGTCCGCGCGCCCCGGCGGCGAGCACTACCTGCGGTTGCTGGAAAGGCTGCTGGCTCTGCTCGATGACGGCGGTGTACCCCGGGCGCAGGCCGCCTGGGGTGTGGACGTCCTGCTCCAGGTCGCCACCGCCACGGCGGCCGAGCACGCCACCCGCGCGCAGTCGCCCCGTGCCGAGGCCGAGTGGGACGCCCTGACCCGCGCCGTCCATGAGGTACCCGAGGACACACACCCCCACGTGCGAGCCATGGCGGGAAGCCTGCTGAGCGGCTCCCCGCAGGACCGTCTCGGCTGGTACTTCCGGACGCTGATCAACGGCATTGCACACACGGCCGTCCCGGACACCCGCCCCCGCGGCCACTGA
- a CDS encoding NADP-dependent oxidoreductase has translation MDKDKPGAFAPFAVVEQSPVAKMPAALRFTDAAGLPLAGLTALPALRDELGPQAGDRVFISGGAGGVGTLAIQLAVSMGAEVATTASPRGADLVSSLGAKTVIGYREQKFKDVLRDDDGAFDLTGGQDLLDSFAILKPGTTTVSVTKAPEPTTARRDMGKGPLLAAVFGLLSVKIRREARRHGASYRFLFMHPSGADLAHLAALVDAGEPKPVTDRVFPFEQFADGFSCLEQGCAEGQVVVETWACGGRACWRYGAEEPRRDRSGRSKLVHRTCSSRTCSWRTRSLRWSRDPTFHEPDQPAAAAGEACPDP, from the coding sequence GTGGACAAGGACAAGCCGGGTGCGTTCGCTCCCTTCGCCGTCGTCGAACAGTCACCGGTGGCGAAGATGCCCGCCGCGCTCCGCTTCACGGACGCGGCCGGACTGCCGCTCGCCGGCCTGACCGCGTTGCCGGCGCTGCGCGACGAGCTGGGCCCGCAGGCCGGCGACCGGGTGTTCATCTCCGGTGGCGCCGGCGGCGTGGGCACGCTCGCGATCCAGCTCGCCGTCTCGATGGGCGCCGAGGTGGCCACCACGGCCTCACCACGCGGCGCCGACCTCGTGAGCTCGCTCGGCGCGAAGACCGTCATCGGCTACCGCGAGCAGAAGTTCAAGGACGTACTGCGCGATGACGACGGCGCCTTCGACCTGACCGGCGGGCAGGACCTCCTGGACAGCTTCGCCATCCTCAAGCCGGGCACCACCACGGTCTCCGTCACGAAGGCCCCGGAGCCGACCACCGCCCGCAGGGACATGGGCAAGGGCCCGCTGCTCGCCGCCGTGTTCGGGTTGCTCAGCGTGAAGATCCGGCGCGAGGCGCGGCGGCACGGGGCGAGCTACCGCTTCCTGTTCATGCACCCCAGCGGTGCGGACCTGGCACACCTCGCCGCGCTGGTGGACGCGGGCGAACCGAAGCCGGTCACCGACCGCGTCTTCCCGTTCGAGCAGTTCGCCGACGGCTTCTCCTGCCTGGAGCAGGGTTGCGCCGAAGGCCAGGTCGTCGTCGAGACGTGGGCGTGTGGGGGACGGGCGTGTTGGCGGTACGGGGCGGAAGAGCCCCGGCGTGACCGCAGCGGGCGCTCCAAGCTTGTTCACCGAACATGTTCGTCACGTACTTGTTCGTGGCGAACGCGTTCGTTACGGTGGAGTCGTGACCCCACGTTCCACGAACCCGACCAGCCGGCGGCAGCGGCCGGCGAAGCCTGCCCTGACCCGTGA
- a CDS encoding TetR/AcrR family transcriptional regulator: MARPARFTTEQFLDAAVHKAAEGGAAAVTMSAVASEVGAPSGSVYHRFTGRTELLAETWLRTVTDFQEGYLAVLNEADSDAPRAARMAARHVIAWSRAHPERATVLLYGAEAFGRAHWSPEHRGRAEAGNRRVFAALAAHATALSLDGPEGADRVALALVDLPLALVRRHLRAGTGLPAHAEDLAEQGASALLFR; encoded by the coding sequence ATGGCGAGACCAGCCCGATTCACCACCGAGCAGTTCCTCGACGCCGCCGTCCACAAGGCCGCGGAGGGCGGGGCGGCGGCGGTGACCATGTCCGCGGTCGCCTCCGAGGTGGGCGCCCCGAGTGGCTCGGTCTACCACCGGTTCACCGGACGCACCGAGCTGCTGGCCGAGACGTGGCTGCGAACGGTGACGGACTTCCAGGAGGGCTATCTGGCCGTGCTCAACGAGGCGGACAGCGATGCCCCACGGGCTGCCCGCATGGCGGCCCGCCATGTCATCGCCTGGAGCCGCGCCCACCCCGAGCGGGCCACCGTGCTGCTGTACGGCGCCGAAGCCTTCGGCCGCGCCCACTGGTCGCCCGAGCATCGCGGCCGCGCCGAGGCCGGCAACCGCCGTGTCTTCGCCGCCCTCGCCGCCCACGCCACTGCCCTGAGCCTCGACGGCCCCGAGGGCGCCGATCGCGTCGCCCTCGCCCTGGTCGACCTTCCCCTCGCCCTGGTCCGCCGCCACCTGCGCGCCGGCACGGGCCTCCCGGCGCACGCGGAGGATCTCGCCGAACAGGGCGCTTCTGCACTGCTGTTCAGATAG
- a CDS encoding ABC transporter permease subunit: MTTATLPAPATARRGKVTQARGLHSEWIKFRSLRSTYLTLLIAVVAMIGIALMACWAAANRWHHLPMAERAHFDPAGRSIDGYVFAQLAIGVLGVLVVTGEYATGMIRATLSAVPRRLPVLWAKLAVFGAVTLVVTSVSSLLSFFAGQSMLSSQHIQTTLSASGVPRVVFGTAIYLTLVGLFGVAMGAVTRSTPGGIASVFGMLFVLPLILHALPSSWVDNIGPYLPSNAGQALTVLHTEPHQLAPWTGCGLFAGYVAVAIVVAAVLLKRRDA; this comes from the coding sequence ATGACGACCGCGACCCTCCCCGCCCCGGCCACCGCGCGCCGCGGAAAGGTCACCCAGGCCCGGGGCCTCCACTCCGAGTGGATCAAGTTCCGTTCGCTGCGCTCCACCTATCTGACACTGCTGATCGCCGTCGTCGCCATGATCGGCATAGCGCTGATGGCCTGCTGGGCCGCCGCCAACCGCTGGCATCACCTGCCGATGGCGGAGCGGGCGCACTTCGACCCGGCCGGCCGCAGCATCGACGGCTATGTCTTCGCGCAGCTCGCCATCGGCGTGCTCGGGGTGCTGGTCGTCACGGGTGAGTACGCGACGGGCATGATCCGGGCGACGCTGTCCGCGGTGCCGCGCCGGCTGCCGGTGCTGTGGGCCAAGTTGGCCGTGTTCGGCGCGGTGACCTTGGTCGTCACCTCCGTCTCCTCGCTGCTGTCCTTCTTCGCCGGCCAGTCGATGCTCTCCTCCCAGCACATCCAGACCACGCTGTCGGCCTCCGGGGTGCCCCGCGTGGTGTTCGGTACGGCGATCTACCTCACTCTGGTCGGCCTGTTCGGTGTGGCCATGGGCGCGGTGACCCGGTCCACGCCGGGCGGCATAGCGAGCGTCTTCGGGATGCTGTTCGTCCTGCCGCTGATCCTGCACGCCCTGCCGTCCTCCTGGGTCGACAACATCGGCCCGTACCTGCCGAGCAACGCGGGCCAGGCTCTGACCGTGCTGCACACCGAGCCCCACCAGCTCGCTCCGTGGACCGGCTGCGGTCTCTTCGCGGGCTACGTCGCCGTGGCCATCGTGGTGGCGGCCGTGCTGCTCAAGCGGCGGGACGCGTGA
- a CDS encoding SRPBCC family protein has translation MAVYNVHERLLNAQQSEVGALIDTLAGESDALWPVHTWPRMAFDRSLAVGAVGGHGPIRYTVSGYAPSMWVRFAFSAPRGFDGFHEFTVHAAGEHRTLLRHTLAMRTRGPARLTWPLLWRSLHDACLEDSMDRAATACGAPPFRPSTWNPYVRLLHAIARTANRKARPEEETA, from the coding sequence ATGGCCGTCTACAACGTGCACGAACGGCTACTGAACGCCCAGCAGAGCGAGGTCGGAGCGCTGATCGACACGCTGGCCGGCGAAAGCGACGCGCTGTGGCCGGTGCACACGTGGCCTCGGATGGCTTTCGATCGCTCACTTGCGGTCGGAGCCGTCGGCGGACACGGCCCGATCCGCTACACCGTGAGCGGTTACGCACCCTCCATGTGGGTGCGCTTCGCCTTCAGCGCGCCGCGCGGTTTCGACGGCTTCCACGAGTTCACCGTCCACGCCGCCGGCGAGCACCGCACCCTGCTGCGCCACACCCTGGCCATGCGCACCCGCGGCCCGGCCCGCCTCACCTGGCCGTTGCTGTGGCGGTCCCTGCACGACGCGTGCCTGGAAGACAGCATGGACCGCGCCGCCACGGCCTGCGGGGCACCTCCCTTCCGACCGTCCACCTGGAACCCCTACGTCCGCCTCCTGCACGCCATAGCCCGCACCGCGAACCGGAAGGCACGGCCGGAGGAGGAAACCGCTTGA
- a CDS encoding FAD-dependent oxidoreductase yields the protein MSTTHHPIAIVGGGLGGLVLARVLHVNGIQAPVFDLEADPEIRTQGGMLDIHEDSGQAALRAAGLYEEFRGLIHAGGEAMRIVDPQGVVRLVEEDDGTGSRPEVDRGQLRDLLLNALPAGAVHWGKKAIGARALGGGRHEVAFADGTTITTDLLVGADGAWSRIRPLLCDAVPAYTGVSFVETDLWEADTRHPSSAALVGGGFFFCLGDAKGFLAHRETDGSLHVYTALRTAEDWLDTVDFSDVQTAKKAVLTRFEGWDEALRALVADADGPLVPRRIHALPVGHRWDRVPGVTLVGDAAHLMSPFAGEGANLAMLDGAELGRAIAAHPGDTEAALTAYEQALFPRSEASAAESAANLELMFGDNALQRLLDMFASHHQDR from the coding sequence ATGTCCACCACCCATCACCCGATCGCCATCGTCGGCGGCGGCCTCGGCGGTCTCGTCCTGGCCCGGGTACTGCATGTCAACGGCATCCAGGCACCGGTGTTCGACCTGGAGGCCGACCCTGAAATCCGCACCCAGGGCGGCATGCTCGACATCCACGAGGACTCGGGTCAGGCCGCGCTGCGCGCCGCCGGCCTGTACGAGGAGTTCCGCGGACTGATCCATGCCGGGGGCGAGGCGATGCGCATCGTCGACCCGCAGGGTGTGGTTCGCCTGGTAGAAGAGGACGACGGCACGGGCAGCCGTCCCGAGGTGGACCGCGGGCAACTGCGCGACCTGCTGCTGAACGCGCTGCCCGCGGGCGCGGTCCACTGGGGGAAGAAGGCGATCGGCGCCCGTGCACTGGGCGGCGGCCGGCACGAGGTGGCCTTCGCCGACGGCACGACGATCACCACTGATCTGCTCGTCGGCGCGGACGGCGCCTGGTCGCGGATCCGCCCCTTGCTCTGCGACGCCGTCCCCGCCTATACCGGCGTCTCCTTCGTCGAGACCGACCTGTGGGAGGCCGACACCCGGCATCCGTCGAGCGCGGCCCTGGTCGGCGGGGGCTTCTTCTTCTGCCTGGGGGACGCCAAGGGCTTCCTCGCCCACCGCGAGACCGACGGCAGCCTGCACGTCTACACCGCGCTCCGAACCGCCGAAGACTGGCTCGACACCGTCGACTTCAGCGACGTGCAGACGGCGAAGAAGGCCGTCCTGACACGCTTCGAGGGCTGGGACGAAGCCCTGCGTGCACTGGTCGCCGACGCCGACGGCCCCCTGGTGCCGCGCCGGATACACGCCCTGCCCGTCGGACACCGCTGGGACCGCGTCCCCGGCGTGACGCTGGTGGGCGACGCCGCTCACCTGATGTCTCCCTTCGCCGGGGAGGGCGCCAACCTGGCCATGCTCGACGGCGCCGAACTCGGCCGGGCGATCGCCGCCCACCCCGGCGACACCGAGGCCGCCCTGACCGCCTACGAGCAAGCGCTCTTCCCCCGCAGCGAGGCGTCCGCCGCCGAGTCCGCCGCCAACCTGGAGCTGATGTTCGGCGACAACGCCCTGCAGCGACTACTCGACATGTTCGCGTCCCACCACCAGGACCGGTGA
- a CDS encoding response regulator, with protein MSIGVLLVDDQPLMRVAFNLVLESQPDLTVVGEAGDGAEAVRLARQLQPQVVLMDVRMPGVDGIEATEQIIAACPGTRVLILTTFDLDEYAFAGLRAGASGFLIKNALPEELLSAIRTVAAGDAVVSPRVTRRLLETCAHQLPTPDGPTDARLARLTARELEILTEVGQGKSNSEIAADLHLAEATVKTHLSRVLVKLELRDRVQAVVFAYETRLVKPS; from the coding sequence GTGAGTATCGGCGTCCTGCTCGTCGACGACCAGCCGCTGATGCGGGTGGCGTTCAACCTGGTACTGGAGTCGCAGCCCGACCTGACCGTGGTCGGCGAGGCCGGCGACGGGGCCGAGGCGGTGCGGTTGGCCCGGCAGCTCCAGCCGCAGGTGGTGCTGATGGACGTGCGGATGCCCGGCGTCGACGGCATCGAGGCCACCGAGCAGATCATCGCCGCCTGCCCCGGCACCCGGGTGCTGATCCTGACCACCTTCGACCTCGACGAGTACGCCTTCGCCGGGCTGCGGGCGGGCGCCTCCGGGTTCCTGATCAAGAACGCGCTGCCGGAGGAACTGCTCTCCGCGATCCGGACCGTGGCGGCCGGGGACGCCGTCGTCTCGCCCCGGGTGACCCGGCGGCTGCTGGAGACCTGCGCCCATCAACTGCCCACCCCTGACGGGCCCACCGACGCCCGGCTGGCCCGGTTGACCGCCCGCGAGCTGGAGATCCTCACCGAGGTGGGCCAGGGCAAGTCCAACTCCGAGATCGCCGCCGACCTCCATCTCGCCGAGGCGACCGTGAAGACCCACCTCAGTCGGGTGCTGGTCAAGCTCGAACTGCGCGACCGCGTGCAGGCGGTGGTCTTCGCTTACGAGACCCGGCTGGTCAAACCGTCCTGA
- a CDS encoding ABC transporter ATP-binding protein, with the protein MIEATALTKRYGPKTAVEDLSFTVRPGVVTGFLGPNGAGKSTTMRMLLGLDAPTSGRATVNGRAYAGHQAPLHEVGAMLEARAIHTGRTAFNHLLALAATTGIPRSRVEEVIELVGLAEVAKKRAGGFSLGMGQRLGIASALLGDPATLILDEPVNGLDPEGILWIRNLLKSLAAEGRTVFVSSHLMSEMALTAEHLIIVGRGRLIADTSVAEFTRQASSNTVRVRTPDAERLREQLSGPDVTITSDEAGVLTVSGLSSEQIGRTAAEHQVVLYELATQQASLEEAFMELTRDAVEYQAVPAATRSNVTEGTAA; encoded by the coding sequence ATGATCGAAGCCACCGCACTCACCAAGCGCTACGGGCCCAAAACGGCCGTGGAAGACCTCAGCTTCACCGTCCGTCCTGGCGTGGTCACCGGATTCCTCGGGCCCAACGGCGCCGGGAAGTCGACCACGATGCGCATGCTGCTCGGGCTCGACGCGCCGACCTCCGGACGCGCGACCGTGAACGGTCGCGCGTACGCCGGGCACCAGGCGCCGCTGCACGAGGTCGGCGCCATGCTGGAGGCCCGCGCCATCCACACCGGCCGGACCGCCTTCAACCACCTGCTGGCACTCGCCGCCACCACCGGCATCCCGCGCTCCCGGGTCGAGGAGGTCATCGAGCTGGTCGGCCTGGCCGAGGTGGCGAAGAAGCGCGCGGGCGGCTTCTCGCTCGGCATGGGCCAGCGCCTCGGCATCGCCAGCGCGCTGCTCGGGGACCCGGCCACCCTCATCCTGGACGAGCCGGTCAACGGCCTCGACCCCGAGGGCATCCTGTGGATCCGCAACCTGCTCAAGTCACTGGCCGCCGAAGGGCGGACAGTCTTCGTCTCCTCGCACCTGATGAGCGAGATGGCGCTGACCGCCGAGCACCTGATCATCGTCGGCCGCGGTCGGCTGATCGCGGACACCTCCGTGGCGGAGTTCACCCGCCAGGCGTCGAGCAACACCGTACGGGTGCGGACTCCGGACGCCGAGCGGCTGCGCGAGCAGCTGTCCGGTCCCGATGTGACGATCACCAGTGACGAGGCCGGAGTGCTGACGGTCTCCGGGCTGAGCAGCGAGCAGATCGGCCGGACCGCTGCCGAGCACCAGGTGGTGCTCTACGAACTGGCCACCCAGCAAGCCTCGTTGGAGGAGGCGTTCATGGAACTGACCCGTGACGCGGTGGAGTACCAGGCGGTCCCCGCCGCCACCCGCTCGAACGTGACCGAAGGAACCGCCGCATGA
- a CDS encoding DUF418 domain-containing protein: MTTQHAQAAAPALGAAAPAHGNGRARAGRLIGVDLARGLAVFGMYAAHVGPDPDQGGATGFLMELAHGRASALFAFLAGFAVVLITGRSAPKTGLAGRQAVAKVVIRAAILMAAGTALTMTGTPVEIILAYYGVYFLLVLPLHRLGAGSLAVIATGAAVIFPQVLYLAAPALDAGSAHRSRGVVDGIVSLLFSGSYPAVAWVPFVIAGMAVARLDLASTAVRIRLTVSGAALAVAGYGGSWLALHLVPGALDALTVVAGPGAASAWWSDIAGFPTGDTPAWLLVASPHSETTMSIVGNTGVAVAVVATCLIAVDTVPRLRALARPVIAVGSMSLTAYVFHIVGIRLMGIEELPGSPLPVLVGFIAAALVFATIWSRFFRRGPLEWLMAKATGIARYIQ, encoded by the coding sequence ATGACAACACAGCATGCACAGGCCGCCGCGCCCGCACTCGGCGCGGCGGCCCCGGCACATGGGAACGGCAGGGCTCGGGCGGGTCGGCTGATCGGAGTCGACCTGGCCCGCGGCCTTGCGGTCTTCGGTATGTACGCGGCCCATGTCGGCCCAGACCCGGACCAGGGTGGGGCGACCGGCTTCCTGATGGAGCTGGCCCATGGCAGGGCTTCGGCGCTCTTCGCCTTCCTGGCGGGCTTCGCCGTGGTGCTCATCACGGGGCGCAGCGCGCCGAAGACCGGGCTCGCCGGCCGCCAGGCCGTCGCCAAGGTCGTGATCCGGGCCGCGATCCTGATGGCGGCGGGCACGGCGCTGACCATGACCGGCACCCCGGTCGAGATCATCCTGGCCTACTACGGCGTGTACTTCCTGCTCGTTCTGCCGCTCCACCGGCTCGGCGCCGGATCGCTGGCGGTGATCGCGACGGGTGCGGCCGTCATCTTCCCCCAGGTGCTGTACCTCGCGGCGCCGGCGCTCGACGCGGGGAGTGCGCACCGAAGCCGGGGTGTGGTCGACGGCATCGTCTCCCTCCTCTTCAGTGGCAGCTACCCGGCCGTGGCATGGGTCCCGTTCGTCATCGCCGGTATGGCCGTCGCCCGCCTCGACCTGGCCTCTACCGCGGTCCGCATACGGCTCACCGTCTCCGGAGCCGCGCTCGCGGTGGCGGGGTACGGGGGCTCCTGGCTGGCGTTGCACCTCGTCCCCGGGGCGCTCGATGCGCTCACCGTCGTAGCCGGACCGGGCGCGGCGAGCGCGTGGTGGTCCGACATCGCCGGTTTCCCGACCGGCGACACCCCGGCCTGGCTGCTGGTGGCCTCCCCGCACAGCGAGACCACCATGTCCATAGTGGGCAACACCGGCGTGGCGGTAGCCGTCGTGGCCACCTGCCTGATCGCCGTCGACACCGTCCCGCGCCTGCGCGCCCTGGCCCGGCCGGTCATCGCGGTCGGGTCCATGTCGCTGACGGCGTACGTCTTCCACATCGTCGGCATACGGCTCATGGGCATAGAGGAACTGCCGGGATCGCCCCTGCCCGTCCTTGTCGGCTTCATCGCCGCCGCCCTCGTGTTCGCCACCATCTGGTCGCGGTTCTTCCGCCGCGGGCCGCTGGAATGGCTGATGGCCAAGGCAACCGGCATCGCCCGGTACATCCAGTAG